The segment GCTGCTGACCGGCGTGATGCTCCGGGTGCCGTTCATTCACAGCATCGTCGTCGAGGAGGACGCGCCGGTCGACTACTACGACCTGCCCGTGCATTCGATCAAGGGGCTGCGCCGGCTCAGCGGCACGCGCGAGCTCACCCGCGTCCGCATCTCGGCCGAGGTGCTGCACCAGGTGCCCGGGCGGGCGATCGTCGTGCAGGAGGAGGATGTCGGCTTGCAGCTGCTCAGCCGGCAGGAGCAGAACCTGGCCCCGGGCGACCGGATCGACGCCGTCGGGATTCTCGGGTGGGAGGGCGGCCGGATTGTGTTGCGCGAAACGGTGTGTCGGAAACAAGGCCGCGGGCCGGCGCCGCGTCCGGTGGAGCTGACCACCCCCGGCCAGCTGGCGCCGGCGCTCGACGCGCGCTTGGTGAGCATCACCGGCCAGTTGATCGATGTTTCGCAGCAGTCCGACCACGTGCGGCTCACGCTCCAAGCCGGTGATACCTTGGTGGAGGCCACCCTGGATCGAGACAGCGCCGAACCGGTCGATCCGCAGGTCGGCGCGAAGGTCCGGCTGACCGGCATCTACCGGCTGGACTTCGACAATGCGCGGTGGTTTCGCCGGTTCACGCTGCAACTCCGCTCGCCGGCGGACATCGCGGTGCTGCAACAGCCGAGGTTGTGGACCGTGCAGCGCGCGCTCCTCGCCGCCGGCGTGCTCGGCGGACTCGCGCTGCTCGGGTTCGGCTGGATCACGGCGCTGCGGCGTCGCGTGCATCAGCAAACGCGGCAAATCCGCGAACAGCTCGAGCGACAAACCAGACTCGAGGCCGAGGTGCAGCGGGCCGCGCGGCTTGAATCGCTGGGCGTGCTCGCCGGCGGCATCGCGCATGATTTCAACAACCTGCTCACGATCATCATCGGCAACCTCGGCTTGGCGCTCGCGGATGGAAAGTTGAGCGAGTCGACCATCCGGTTTCTGCGCGAGATCGAGCGCGGGGCGACGCGCGCGCGATCGCTCACGCGGCAGCTGCTGACGTTCGCGGAGGGCGGTGAGCCGCTCCGCCTCCCGATCGAGGCGCCGGAGTTCGTCCGGGCCGCGGCCGAACGCGCGCTGCATGGCTCCGCCGTCCGCGCCGAGTACGTCGTGCCGCCGGGGCTCTGGCACGTCCTGGCCGACAAGGACCAGATCGCGCAGGCGATCCAAAACCTCGTGGTCAACGCGATCCAGGCGATGCCCAACGGCGGCGCCCTGCTCGTGACCTTCAGCAACGAGACCATCGGAGCGGGCGACAAGAACAACCTTGAGCACGGTCGCTACGTGAAGATCACCCTGGCCGATTCCGGCGAGGGCATCCGCCCCGAAGTGCTGCCGCGGATCTTCGACCCGTATTTCACGACGCGCCGGACCGGCAGCGGGCTCGGCTTGGCGACGGTGTATTCGATCCTGAAACGGCACGCCGGCAGCATCGAAGTTGACTCCCGCGTGGGGTACGGCACCACGTTCACGTTGCGGTTGCCGGCAACCGACGCGGTGTTGCCCGAGGCGGCGGGCCAACCGGTCACCACGGCCGAACCGCCCACCGCACTGACGGCAATGCCCGCGGCCGCGACGAAGGGCGCGCGCGTGCTGCTGATGGACGATGAACCCAGCATCCAGCTCGTCGTGGTCCAGGTTTTGCAGCGCATCGGTGTCGAGGTCACCGCGGTCGCGGACGGTGCGGCCGCACTCCGGGAGTTCAGCCTCGCGCAGCATCAAGGGAAACCATTCCAGCTGCTGCTGCTGGACCTCACTGTTCCAGGCGGCATGGGCGGCCGCGAGGCGTTGGAGCTGATTCGCCGGCTCGATCCGCAAGTGCCGGCCGTCGTTTCGAGCGGCTACTCGAACGATCCAGTGATGGGGAATTTCCGCGCGCATGGCTTCCAGGCGATGGTGCAGAAGCCCTACGACGCGCAGCGGCTCGCGGCGGTGGTGCAGGAACTGCTCGAACAGTTGCCGCCGGGTGCGGCGACCTGACCTTCCTTCGCCGCACGCTATTTTGTCTGCGCGTAAAACACGCAGTCGCGCGGCTCCGGTCCGAGATTGGGAAACATCTGCCAACGCCGAAGCACGCCTTCGCACTGGAGCCCGGCTTTCGCCATCACCCGGGCGGAGGCGACGTTCTCCGTCGCGCAGTAGGCCCAGGCGCGGAGCACGCGCGGCTCTGCCGCGGCCCACCGGACGAGATAGCACAGCGCCTCCGTCGCGTAACCGCGGTTCCAATGCGCCCGGCCCAGCACGTAGCCGAACATGGCCCTGGCCCCATCCACCATGACGCCGATGGAGCCGATCGGCGCATCCGTGCCGCGGTGGCACAGGAGGTAGGCGTATTCGCCGTCGCCGGTTTCCCACCCCGCCGCGCGTTGCCGGAGGAAATTCGCCAGCGGCTCGATTTTTGCATACGGCCGCCACGCCAGATAGCGCGTCGCCTCTGGATCGCTGGCGTAGGCCGCGAAGACCGCGGCTGCGTCTGCTTCGCGCGGCCGCCGCGCGAACAACCGCGGCGTTTCAAACCAGTCGGGCGGTCGCAGCGGCGGCTCCGCGGCGGGCGAGTGAATGACCGCAGCGCCTTCGGCTGAAGTGCGGCTCATGGTGGCGGCAGCGTCGACTGGATGCTCTTTGCCCAAGCGACGAGCGCTTTGACCTCGGTGTCGCTGAGTCGCGCGTCGGGGTGCAGCCAAGTGTAGGAACGCAGCGGCATTTCGTGCTCCTCCACTTCCTCGATGAGCGACTCAATCTTGTGCGCGGCCCGGTCGGGCGAGTAGGTGCCGAACTGCGAAAAGTTCAGGTGGCGTCGGCCGTCCTTGACGTGGCTCGCCAGCCACCAGCCGGCCGGCTGCACCTGCGCATACCAGGGATAACGGGTCTGGTCGGAGTGACAGTCGTAGCACGCGCGCGCCAGGATCGATTTCACCTCGGCGGACGTGGGATGAAGCGCCGTGACATCAATCGCGTCGGGGGCGACGTTGGTGGTGGTCAACGCCGGCCGAACAAACTGGAGGCCCACAAGCACAAGAGCGAGGACGACGAGAATCTTGCGCGTGAGCGGTTTCATGAGACCGGGGTGCTCACGACCAGAGCCGGCGGCGAGGCCCGCGTCAAACGTCCGCGCGCGGCGCGAGGGGAGCAGCGGTCGCTTCGCGCACGAGGGCGCTGATGGCGGGAGGCAGCTCAAGCTGGCGCGCGAGCGCCTGCGCCTCCGGGCTCATCTTGCGCCAGGTTTTCCGGATGATCTCCACGAATTTCTCGCGTGGGTAATCCACGTGCTGGGCGGCAAACGCCGCGATCTCGTTTTCGAGAAACACCAGGCACGCGGCGTCCTCGAGCGCTTGCGTGCCGGCGTTCGCTTTCAGTCCGGTTTTCGACACCCACGTGGCGACCTCCGCGGCCACGGCGGGCTGCATCCCGGCCGCGAGCAGAAGTTCGCGCGCGCGCTCGGCCTGTTTCGTGTAAAGGGACCTTCGCCAGGCGAGATAACCGGGCTTGCCGTCCGGAAACGTGCTGCGGGGCACCGACCAGCGTTCGAGGTGCTGGCAACGCGCGGCGAGCCGGAGCAGGGGTGTGGGAGTTGCCGCGACGCGTTGCACCCAGGCTTCCATCCGGTTGGCGTACACGAGCTCCGCCGGCTGGCCAGCCGGGGTGCGGTTGGGATCGGCGGCGTGCGCGGCGTCGATCGCTTCGCGTGCGCGGGCATAGGCGTCCATCCGCGCAGCATGGTGGTGCGCGCGACCTCCGCGCAAGCCTCGCGGCCCGCAGCGCCGTGTCATGGCGTGGTCCGCGCCCGCCCGGGGTGCCGCGCGCGCCTCCATGATTCCCCGGATGCATCGAGGCTTTCCGGCCCGCGCGGTTGGGCCTACGCTGGCGTCGAGCCGATCTCATGGGTTTCCCTGAAAACTGTCAGGCGTGCGCGGTGTGCTGCTTTTCCATGCTCGCGACGTACGTGCCGGTCACGGGCCGCGACTGGTCGCGGCTCGGCCCCGGGGCGGAGGATGAGGCGCATTTTGTGGGCAACCGCGTCTACATGAAAATGCGTGATGGGCACTGCGGTGCCCTGGGTTGGCGTCTCACCGCCGACGGCGTGCCGAAATTTTTTTGCACCGTCTACGAGCGCCGGCCGCAGCTCTGCCGCGATCTCGCCCGCGGTTCGCCACTCTGCCGCGGTGAGCTCGCCACGAAGGCGGACCGGGTCGCGGCATGGCTGAGGAACAACCCCGCGACCGCGAGGTGAGGGCGATGCAACCCGCGGCCGTGGTGCTGGTCCACTCTGCCGTTGCCTTCGCCGCAGCCGTTCCTAATACCCGCGGCTGCGCCCCCGCGCCACATGCTTCCTCCAGAACTTTCCGCCCCGGCGCCTGAACGGCTCCGCCCGATCCACAAATTGATGGCTGCGAACCGCAGCGAGATTGCCGTGCGCATCTTCCGCGCCGGCACCGAACTCGGGCTCCGCACGGTCGCGGTCTTTGCCCAGGAGGATCGGTTCTGCATCCATCGCTACAAGGCCGACGAGGCGTATCAGATCGGTGACGGCAAGGGTCCGGTTGCGGCGTATCTGGACATCGAGAGCATCATCGACGTCGCGAAGCGCCGCGGCGTGGACGCCATTCACCCGGGTTACGGCTTCCTCTCGGAGAACGCCGAGCTCGCCCGCGCGTGCGAGCGGGCGGGCCTGATCTTCGTCGGACCGCGGCCCGAACTGCTCGACATGATGGGCGACAAGACCGCGGCTCGCGCGCTCGCCCAGCGGATCGGCGTGCCGGTGCTGCCGGGCACGGAGGAGCCGCTGACCGATCGCGACGAGGCGTTGCGCGTCGCGAAATCGATCGGATTCCCGTTGATCATCAAGGCGGCCTTCGGCGGCGGCGGTCGCGGCATGCGGATCGTGCACAAGCCGGCCGACATGGCCGGGCTGCTCGACGAAGCGCAGGCGGAGGCCGGCCGCGCGTTCGGCAATCCGGCGGTTTTTCTGGAGAAATACATCCCGCGCGCGAAGCACATCGAGGTGCAGGTACTCGGCGACCGGCACGGCAACGTGATCCATCTCCACGAGCGCGATTGCTCCGTGCAGCGCCGGCACCAGAAGGTCGTCGAAGTGGCGCCGAGCTACGGGCTGCCGGAGACGATCGTCGCCGAGCTCTGCGAAGCGGCGGCCAAGCTCGCGCGTTCCATTCGCTACGACAACGCGGGCACGATCGAATTTCTCTACGATCTCGACCGGCACGAGTGGTTCTTCATCGAGATGAACCCGCGCATCCAGGTCGAGCATACCATCACCGAGGTGATCACTGGCCTTGATCTGGTGCGCGCGCAGATCCTGATCGCGCAGGGCCACGCCTTGCACTCGCGCGAGGTGGGCATGCCACCGCAATCCGCCGTGCCGCGGCTGGGCTATGCGATCCAGAGCCGGATCACCACCGAGGATCCGGCGAACAAGTTCATTCCCGACTACGGGCGAATCATGGTGTACCGCTCGCCCGGAGGCTTCGGCGTGCGGCTCGACGGCGGCATGGGCTTCGCCGGCGCGGTGATCACGCCGTTCTACGACTCGCTGCTCGTGAAGTGCATCACCAGCGGCGACACCTACGAGAGCGCGATCCATCGCGCACGTCGCGCGTTGGCGGAGTTCCGGATCCGCGGCGTCAAAACCAACATTCCTTTTATCGAAAACGTCATCGCGCACCCGCTGTTCCAGAGCGGCCAGGCGACGACGATGCTGATCGACACCTCGCCCGAATTGCTGTCCTTCCGGCCGCGCCGCGACCGCGCGACCAAGCTGCTGAATTTTCTGGGCAACGTCATCGTCAACGGCAATCCACACGCGAAGGGCTACAAGCCCGGAAAGTCACTCCTGCCGGCCGTGCCGCCCGCGGGCGGTCGCGGCGAACCGCCGCGCGGCACGCGCCAGCTGCTGCTTGAGCTCGGCCCGAAAAAATTTGCGGAGTGGACGCTCAAGCAGAAGCGGCTGCTGATCACCGACACCACGCTGCGCGACGCGCATCAATCGTTGATGGCCACGCGCGTGCGCACCTACGACATGCGCGCGGTGGCCGACGCCCTGGCGCATCACGCACCGGGGCTGTTCTCGCTGGAGATGTGGGGCGGCGCGACCTTCGACACCGCGATGCGCTTCCTCTACGAGGACCCGTGGGACCGGCTGCGGCAGCTGCGCGCGGCGGTGCCTAACATCTGTTTCCAGATGCTGCTACGCGGCGCGAACGCGGTGGGCTATACGAACTATCCAGACCACGTGGTCGCCGGGTTCGTCCGTCACGCCGCGTCGGCGGGCATGGATATTTTCCGAATCTTCGACTCGCTGAACTATCTGCCGAACCTGCGCGTCGCCATGGAGGCGGTGCAGGATACGCACGCGGTCTGCGAGGCGGCGATCTGCTACACCGGCGACATCCTCGACGGGAAACGCGATAAGTTCAGCCTGCAGTATTACGTGAAACTTGCCCGTGAGCTGGAGCGGATGGGCGCGCATTTCCTCGCGATCAAGGACATGGCCGGACTCTGCCGACCCTACGCTGCCTACAAGCTGGTGAAGGCGCTGCGGGAGGAGATCGGGCTGCCGATCCATTTCCATACGCACGACACCAGCGGGATCGCCGCGACATCGGTGCTGCGGGCGAGCGACGCGGGCGTTGACGTGGTCGACCTCGCGATCGCCTCGATGAGCGGCAGCACGTCGCAGCCGAACCTGAACTCGATCGTCGCCGCACTGCAGCATACGCCGCGCGATCCACAGCTCGATCTGGAACGGTTGAATGCGGTCTCCGATTACTGGGAACACGTGCGTGAGTTCTACCGGCCGTTCGACACCGCGCCCAAGACCGGCTCGGCGGAGGTTTACCTGCACGAGATGCCGGGCGGGCAGTATACGAACCTCAAGGAGCAAGCTGCGTCGATGGGGGTGTCGCACCGCTGGCCCGAAATCGCGCGCACCTACGCGGAGGTGAACCAGCTGTTTGGCGACATCGTGAAGGTCACGCCTTCCTCGAAAGTCGTGGGCGATCTCGCGCTGTTCCTCTTTTCGCGCGGCATCCGACCGGCGGATGTCGTCAACCTGCCGCCCGGTACCACGCCTTATCCGGAGAGCGTGATCGACATGCTGATGGGCGGACTCGGTTGGCCGGAGGGCGGCTGGCCCGAAGCCGTATGGCGTGCGATCCTCGGCGAGGCGCGCTTCAAGGAGGCGAAGGCAAAATACACGGCCGCGACCCGCGCGACTAAGTCCAGAGCCAAGAGTCCAGAGTCCAGAGCGGGCCACAAGCTCTCAGCTCCAGACTCTCAGCTCTCAGCTTTGCGCGACGAACTCGCCGAGAAACTTCGGCACCAGCCGAGCGACGACGAGTTGTTCTCACACCTGATGTATCCGCAGGTGTTTGCCGATTTCGCCAAACACGAGCGCGAGTTCGGCGACGTGAGCGTGCTGCCGACGCCCGCGTTCTTCTACGGGTTGCAGCCCGCGGAGGAAATCTCGGTCGAGATCGAGGAAGGCAAGGTGCTGATCATCCGGCTCGTATCGGTCGGCGCGCCGGACAAGGACGGTCGCCGCACCATTGCTTACGAGCTCAACGGCATCTCGCGCGAAGCGCTGATCGTCGACCGCAGCGTCGCGCCGAAGGCGAAGCCGCGGCTCAAGGCCGACCTCGCGAATCCGCTGCAGGTCGCCGCGCCGATTCCCGGACTCGTCGTGGTGCTGAACGTGTCGGTCGGCACAAAAGTCACGAAGGGCGACAAGCTCTTCATGATGGAAGCGATGAAAATGCAGACCACGGTGTACGCGCAGGCGGATGGCGTCGTGGCCGAGTTGCACGCCGCCGTCGGCGACACCGTCGAAGCGAAGGACCTCGTCGTTACCCTGCGCGACGGCGAATAGCCGCGCGCGAGGTTTCGCCGGCGGCGCGCGGGCCAAACCGCGCGACTCCGGCGGGGCTCGTCCGCTGGGGAAATATCGGATGCGCCAGCCGGGTCCGGAAAGGCCGGGACGAAATTTACTTCGCCGCTGTCCGCGGTTGGTTGCGCATTTGCCGTGTTCAGATTTTTCTCCCGGTTTTGTTTCCTCATCTTGGCGCTGCTCCTGTTGTCTTTCGCGCTGCGCGCCCAGCACCTGACGGGTTCCTACGGCGTGGCGCACTCGCCCGACCTCGGGCGCTCGAGCTATACCTGGCAGCTGGACTACCGGCAGAACTTCGCGCAGCAGCTCGCGTGGTCCGCTGCGTGGATCAACGAGGGACATTTTCCGGGACATCATCGCGATGGGGTCACGGGCCAGCTCTGGTGGCGCACGGCGTTTCTCGACGGCCGGCTCGTGCTCGCACTCGGCGGGGGCCCCTACCATTTTTTCGACACGCAGAATCAGCCCGGTGGTGACTCGATCATCTCGCGCGGCTGGGCGCCCATCGGGAGCGTCTCGCTCAACTATCATCCGGTGGCGCGGTGGTTCCTGCGCGCAACGGCGAACACGATTCGACCAAAGGGCGACGACGTGACGATGAACACGTTCGCGCTGGGCGTCGGTTACCGGCTGTGGGACGAGCCGAAAGCCATCGGCAAGACCGAGCGGGACCCGGAAGTCGCCGTGCGCCGCTCGCTGGATCACGAGCTGACGCTGTATGGCGGACGCACCATCGTGAACGCGTCGGTGGGCGAGGGCGCCACGGCCGTGTCGCTGGAATATCGACGGCACCTCACGCCCGCGATCGATTGGACGCTGTCATGGCTCAACGAGGGCGATCCCGAGGCGGTGCGCCGGCAGGGACTAACCACGCAGCTGTGGTTGGGCCGCCGGTTTTGGAACGAACGGCTCGTGCTCGGTTTCGGCGGCGGCATTTATTACGCCGTCGATCGCGAACGCGCAGATCCCCCGGCGGACGATCCCGAAAACCTGATGCCGATCGTGTCGCCGACCATCGGTTACCGTTTCGGCGAGCGCTGGATCGCCCGGTTCGTATGGCACCGCGCGATCAGTGACTATCACCGCGACTCCGACGTGTTCCTCGCCGGCATCGGCCGCCGCTGGTGAATTTCGCGCGGCACGCGATCGCGATGCGCCGCGAGCCTCCGTTGTTGGCCGCACCCGCTGCAGCCAGCGAGAGAGCCGGGATCCATTTTCACGTATTACGTGAAAATAGCCGTCGCCCAGGCTGCGCTGACAAACGGCTTCAGGAGAGAATGGCGCGCCTCCGGCGGTGGCGGATTCTGTTGCGGCCCGTGCCGCGGCGACGATGCGCCTCCGGAGCCAATTTCACGTAATACGTGAAATTGGTTCAGACGAAAAGGGACGCGGAAAAGGAGGAGCGCCAGAGCGTGGGGCGCTGCAGGCTGTTCGGAACCGTTGGAAAACCGCGGCCGCGGATCGGTGCGGCGGATCCGGCGGATTTGCCGCGTGATTCGCGCATAGGGTCGGCGCTCGTCGCCGGCTCGGAAAGCCTGCGCCGAGCTGTGCTCGGTCGCGGCGGCCGGCAAGCGGCAGCCCTACAACTCACCGGGTTGCTTCCGGTGGTTGCTATTCCAGGCGGAGGAGCTTTGCGGCCCAATCGGCTGGATCGGCCGAATCGGCGCCCCGCGCGGGAAACTCGGGCGTTGGGATGACGCCCGTCGCATCGACGGTGATCTCCTGCCGCGCGAGCCAGTCGCCGGTGCGCGGGTTGAACCACGTCCAGCGATAACGGGCGGCGGGCGTGAACCCACCCAACTGCGCCCGCGCGGCCCGATTTTCGAAATAAAGGAGCGCGAAGTCGCGCGCCGCCGTCCGCATCATGAACGCCCAGCCATCGAGTCCCTCGTCGAGCGGGTTGACGGTTTTGCGCGTCGACACATCCATGGCGGCGAGCTGGAGCTGCTGGTAGCGATCGCCCTCGGAGAGCACGAAGTCGCGCAGGTGCTGCATCTGCGCGCCGGACTCGTAGCGCAGCGCCGTCCAGAGGTGGGGTCGCCAGCCGGCGGGCTCGCCGGTGCTGGTGAGATCGTAAGCGGCGGTGCCGTGCACGTGACCGGCCAATCCGCCCGACAGCACCGAGCCATACATCATTGCGCGCGCGAAATAGTTGTCGCGCGGCGAATTTTCGTCCGGCGTTTCGCCGCCGGGCCGGTTGATCGCGTGATTCCAGCCGGTGTAGTAGGGCTCGAGGTTCGCGGCCGGGTAGGCGGGCGTGAGCCGGAAAATTTCCTCGAGCGACGCATAGATCGCGTGATTGCGCGGCTTGTTTCCGACGGTGTGCATCGTCAGCCACGGACAGCTATCGGCATGGCCGAAGGCCTTGTAGGTCGAGGTATCGATCAACGTCGTGTAGGGCTGGCCGAACGGCAGCGGGCCGTAGATTTTCCAGTGGTAAGTGAGTGCGGCGTTAAACTCGTCGGCGGTGAGGCTGTAATCCTTCGGGATCCAGTCGAGGTGGATGCCGCTGAACACGAGGTTGAAGGCGCCATAGCGGGCGATCAGATACTGGACGAAACGCGCGTAGGACTTGTTGAAATCAAAATAAGCCTTCCAGCCGGGCCCGTGATCGCGGCGGACGGTTTCAAGGAACGGCACGAAGCCCTCGTCGGCGAGGTGCCTCAGCTTGCGATCGAGACTGCGGAAATACGCGGGGTTGATTCGATCGTAATTCGCGAGGCCTTCGCGTTCCGGGAACACTTCGAACGGTCGGTTGCCCTGTTCGTCCGCCATGTCTTTCGCCGTCGTGGTCGCGCCATCCGCCGTGGTGATCGACGCGTTGGGCGCCCAGTGGCCGAATTTTTCCCACGCGTTGCGCAGGAAAACGCCGTCCTTGTTCTTGTAGGTGGCGCCATACTGGTCGGCGTCCCAGTTCGGAAAGGCCGCGATGAAGCTGACCGAGTTGAACCCCTGCCGCTTTCGCCAGGCGACCGCTTCCTCGAAGCTGATTCCTGGGCCGGGCACGTAGTCGGCGGCGGCGGCGAAGCCCTTCCACGGCAATCGCCACGTCGACGCGGCCAGCCAGGTGTCGCCCACGAGGAAGAACGGCGTGCCGTCGGCGTAACGCAGCGCGTGGCCATTGCCGGCGGTGCGCACGAAGCCGCGCCGGTTGGCGTTCTCCGCTTTCTCGGCGTCCGTCCACCCGACGGCGCGCAACTTGCCGCCGCCGTTGTTCAGACCGGCGTCGCCCGATTGGTTCGAACCCGAGCGCCACGTCCACTCCCCGGGCGCAGTGGCGACGAACCGCACGCGAAACGTCTGCCCGCCGTCCCAGAAGCCGTAA is part of the Opitutus terrae PB90-1 genome and harbors:
- a CDS encoding ATP-binding protein is translated as MVTLLDCEHPQVDPLRSKFVLHREAPATAAAASSCGRKESANAANAAWVDAVVAGNVSVLGRATDNHRLPLAGTVRSMSSSFQRIRLERICLSLLTGCVWLALAPGAGLRGAEAALDPGGRSAITNAVSIWELTPAEKALRHPLQLEGRVSFVDPVWKNFWIEQNGVGTYLMLANAAPPLRAGQRVRLEGSIVPNLGLAADSVRVTVLQDFEPITPLDANGRIREMGVLASRIVTVDAYVANQLYVDADHIRLALIIEDRPVIGWVKPANPHAVPNWERKFVRLQALYSSRFNPTNTETSIELWCGGEENVSVLGSLTDSGVFDRACTPIAQLPQMPLGAEVLVRGVVEAHDAGAYLRMRDDTGQVLVRSIQPERIAFGAEVEAVGRVDCEGAKWVLRNALFRRTKVVPLLRNKSAGLDSVDGIRQLSLPQAASGLPVKISGLVTWSMPGTEFFYLQDVTGGIRVNFDPKTIEVPQLGKYLQVEGTTMVRGFMPSVRLAGIVDRGSMTHAEGRNVTFEQAITGKEDGQWVAIRGFIQRTESQGDWRWIYMTTPGGEVVGHLQSPVNFVANPGSLIRMQGVCEATGDSNGLLTGVMLRVPFIHSIVVEEDAPVDYYDLPVHSIKGLRRLSGTRELTRVRISAEVLHQVPGRAIVVQEEDVGLQLLSRQEQNLAPGDRIDAVGILGWEGGRIVLRETVCRKQGRGPAPRPVELTTPGQLAPALDARLVSITGQLIDVSQQSDHVRLTLQAGDTLVEATLDRDSAEPVDPQVGAKVRLTGIYRLDFDNARWFRRFTLQLRSPADIAVLQQPRLWTVQRALLAAGVLGGLALLGFGWITALRRRVHQQTRQIREQLERQTRLEAEVQRAARLESLGVLAGGIAHDFNNLLTIIIGNLGLALADGKLSESTIRFLREIERGATRARSLTRQLLTFAEGGEPLRLPIEAPEFVRAAAERALHGSAVRAEYVVPPGLWHVLADKDQIAQAIQNLVVNAIQAMPNGGALLVTFSNETIGAGDKNNLEHGRYVKITLADSGEGIRPEVLPRIFDPYFTTRRTGSGLGLATVYSILKRHAGSIEVDSRVGYGTTFTLRLPATDAVLPEAAGQPVTTAEPPTALTAMPAAATKGARVLLMDDEPSIQLVVVQVLQRIGVEVTAVADGAAALREFSLAQHQGKPFQLLLLDLTVPGGMGGREALELIRRLDPQVPAVVSSGYSNDPVMGNFRAHGFQAMVQKPYDAQRLAAVVQELLEQLPPGAAT
- a CDS encoding GNAT family N-acetyltransferase, with translation MSRTSAEGAAVIHSPAAEPPLRPPDWFETPRLFARRPREADAAAVFAAYASDPEATRYLAWRPYAKIEPLANFLRQRAAGWETGDGEYAYLLCHRGTDAPIGSIGVMVDGARAMFGYVLGRAHWNRGYATEALCYLVRWAAAEPRVLRAWAYCATENVASARVMAKAGLQCEGVLRRWQMFPNLGPEPRDCVFYAQTK
- a CDS encoding heme-binding domain-containing protein, which encodes MKPLTRKILVVLALVLVGLQFVRPALTTTNVAPDAIDVTALHPTSAEVKSILARACYDCHSDQTRYPWYAQVQPAGWWLASHVKDGRRHLNFSQFGTYSPDRAAHKIESLIEEVEEHEMPLRSYTWLHPDARLSDTEVKALVAWAKSIQSTLPPP
- a CDS encoding DUF4202 domain-containing protein: MDAYARAREAIDAAHAADPNRTPAGQPAELVYANRMEAWVQRVAATPTPLLRLAARCQHLERWSVPRSTFPDGKPGYLAWRRSLYTKQAERARELLLAAGMQPAVAAEVATWVSKTGLKANAGTQALEDAACLVFLENEIAAFAAQHVDYPREKFVEIIRKTWRKMSPEAQALARQLELPPAISALVREATAAPLAPRADV
- a CDS encoding YkgJ family cysteine cluster protein, translating into MGFPENCQACAVCCFSMLATYVPVTGRDWSRLGPGAEDEAHFVGNRVYMKMRDGHCGALGWRLTADGVPKFFCTVYERRPQLCRDLARGSPLCRGELATKADRVAAWLRNNPATAR
- a CDS encoding pyruvate carboxylase, with protein sequence MAANRSEIAVRIFRAGTELGLRTVAVFAQEDRFCIHRYKADEAYQIGDGKGPVAAYLDIESIIDVAKRRGVDAIHPGYGFLSENAELARACERAGLIFVGPRPELLDMMGDKTAARALAQRIGVPVLPGTEEPLTDRDEALRVAKSIGFPLIIKAAFGGGGRGMRIVHKPADMAGLLDEAQAEAGRAFGNPAVFLEKYIPRAKHIEVQVLGDRHGNVIHLHERDCSVQRRHQKVVEVAPSYGLPETIVAELCEAAAKLARSIRYDNAGTIEFLYDLDRHEWFFIEMNPRIQVEHTITEVITGLDLVRAQILIAQGHALHSREVGMPPQSAVPRLGYAIQSRITTEDPANKFIPDYGRIMVYRSPGGFGVRLDGGMGFAGAVITPFYDSLLVKCITSGDTYESAIHRARRALAEFRIRGVKTNIPFIENVIAHPLFQSGQATTMLIDTSPELLSFRPRRDRATKLLNFLGNVIVNGNPHAKGYKPGKSLLPAVPPAGGRGEPPRGTRQLLLELGPKKFAEWTLKQKRLLITDTTLRDAHQSLMATRVRTYDMRAVADALAHHAPGLFSLEMWGGATFDTAMRFLYEDPWDRLRQLRAAVPNICFQMLLRGANAVGYTNYPDHVVAGFVRHAASAGMDIFRIFDSLNYLPNLRVAMEAVQDTHAVCEAAICYTGDILDGKRDKFSLQYYVKLARELERMGAHFLAIKDMAGLCRPYAAYKLVKALREEIGLPIHFHTHDTSGIAATSVLRASDAGVDVVDLAIASMSGSTSQPNLNSIVAALQHTPRDPQLDLERLNAVSDYWEHVREFYRPFDTAPKTGSAEVYLHEMPGGQYTNLKEQAASMGVSHRWPEIARTYAEVNQLFGDIVKVTPSSKVVGDLALFLFSRGIRPADVVNLPPGTTPYPESVIDMLMGGLGWPEGGWPEAVWRAILGEARFKEAKAKYTAATRATKSRAKSPESRAGHKLSAPDSQLSALRDELAEKLRHQPSDDELFSHLMYPQVFADFAKHEREFGDVSVLPTPAFFYGLQPAEEISVEIEEGKVLIIRLVSVGAPDKDGRRTIAYELNGISREALIVDRSVAPKAKPRLKADLANPLQVAAPIPGLVVVLNVSVGTKVTKGDKLFMMEAMKMQTTVYAQADGVVAELHAAVGDTVEAKDLVVTLRDGE
- a CDS encoding DUF5060 domain-containing protein; amino-acid sequence: MRFPLLLRLVLWFAAVFVLASRAQARLQSGEVHVWEPQEIMFQAARDYANPYAEVEMWIELKGPEFDRRVYGFWDGGQTFRVRFVATAPGEWTWRSGSNQSGDAGLNNGGGKLRAVGWTDAEKAENANRRGFVRTAGNGHALRYADGTPFFLVGDTWLAASTWRLPWKGFAAAADYVPGPGISFEEAVAWRKRQGFNSVSFIAAFPNWDADQYGATYKNKDGVFLRNAWEKFGHWAPNASITTADGATTTAKDMADEQGNRPFEVFPEREGLANYDRINPAYFRSLDRKLRHLADEGFVPFLETVRRDHGPGWKAYFDFNKSYARFVQYLIARYGAFNLVFSGIHLDWIPKDYSLTADEFNAALTYHWKIYGPLPFGQPYTTLIDTSTYKAFGHADSCPWLTMHTVGNKPRNHAIYASLEEIFRLTPAYPAANLEPYYTGWNHAINRPGGETPDENSPRDNYFARAMMYGSVLSGGLAGHVHGTAAYDLTSTGEPAGWRPHLWTALRYESGAQMQHLRDFVLSEGDRYQQLQLAAMDVSTRKTVNPLDEGLDGWAFMMRTAARDFALLYFENRAARAQLGGFTPAARYRWTWFNPRTGDWLARQEITVDATGVIPTPEFPARGADSADPADWAAKLLRLE